In Lates calcarifer isolate ASB-BC8 linkage group LG15, TLL_Latcal_v3, whole genome shotgun sequence, one genomic interval encodes:
- the clec3ba gene encoding tetranectin has product MDVRGVRLMFCLLLLAHCSLQQTTSKKRNGKKDSANSAAIEELKKQINDIVQELNLLKEQQALQTVCLRGTKVIGKCFLADPVKKTFHAASDDCIAKGGSLATPVTGDQNDQLYSYVRQSIGPEEQIWLGVNDIVTDGQWVDQSGSNVRFKNWETEITLQPDGGRSQNCAILSTTANGKWFDENCRAEKASVCEFNIV; this is encoded by the exons ATGGATGTTAGAGGAGTTCGGTTGATGTTCTGCCTTCTGCTGCTGGCGCACTGCTCACTTCAGCAGACCACCTCAAAGAAAAGAAACGGCAAGAAAG ACTCTGCAAACAGTGCTGCTATCGAGGAGCTGaagaaacagataaatgacATTGTTCAGGAGCTGAATTTGTTGAAAGAGCAGCAGGCATTACAAACAG TTTGTCTGAGAGGTACAAAGGTCATCGGCAAGTGTTTCCTGGCCGATCCGGTGAAGAAGACTTTCCACGCGGCCAGCGACGACTGCATCGCCAAAGGGGGCAGCTTGGCCACCCCTGTGACAGGAGACCAGAATGACCAGCTCTACAGCTACGTCCGCCAGAGCATCGGCCCCGAGGAGCAAATCTGGCTGGGCGTCAACGACATTGTGACCGACGGCCAGTGGGTGGACCAGTCGGGGTCCAACGTGCGCTTCAAAAACTGGGAGACGGAGATCACCCTGCAGCCGGACGGAGGGCGCAGCCAGAACTGCGCCATCCTCTCCACCACGGCCAACGGGAAGTGGTTCGACGAGAACTGCAGGGCCGAGAAAGCCTCGGTGTGCGAGTTCAACATCGTCTGA